The bacterium genomic interval CGACTAGAACGTCCGGGCAAAACATGACGTCAAACCCCCGCTCGCGGAGCCTTAACGAGAGGTCCTGGTCCTCGAAATACAGAAAGAAACCGGGGTCAAACATGCCAACAGATTGAAGATGAGACCTTCTGCACAGAACACAAGCGCCGACGAAGTAATCCACCTCTTGTGCTCCGGATGACGCAGAAACAGCGGCGGAGCACATCTTTTCACCTAACCGTTCCTGGGGCCTGATTCGCCTCGCAACCCGGTCCAAGAGAAGCATCTTTGCCAGAAACTCTCGGAGCGTAACCACAGAACGATACACTGGTGGAAGTATCTTCGTCCCGCTTCGGAGCCTGGGAGCAACACAAGCAGCCATTGGGTGCTCAGTGAGGCATTCCACGAGATTGCGCAGCGACTCGACATCAATCACGCAGTCCGGGTTCAGGAGCAGAACAAACTCCGCACGCCCGGATAGCATCCCCACGTTGCATCCGGCCGCGAAGCCAACATTCTGACTGTTCTCAATGACCCTCACGTCTTGAAAGGCCGATCTAAGCCACTCAACCGTTCCGTCCGAGGACGCATTATCAACCACGACTGTCCTCAAATTGAACGAGTGGCTGCACTCCCGAAGCCCATCAAGACACTTGGCAAGGTGCTTCGAGCAGTTGAAGCTAACTATGACGACATCGATCGGCGCAACGTCCGCTGCACGTGTTGTAACAGGTGACATATTCCTGTGCCACATAATACATATAAATACCCCAATTCTGCGGGGAAGTGTGAACAAGAGCTTGCCGCAGGTCAAGCCCCGGTTGTGAGACATTTGGCGTGCTGACGATGGGCGTTGTCAACGGGTTTGTGCCTGTGCGGCGTCGGCCGGGCTCGGGCCCGCGATTGGTATGTGTCACAAGCCATTTGGCCTCGTGAATGGCTCCTGTCACACTGTGTTACACTGGCGGCATCCTGCCTATTAAGCCAAGTTGCCACCGGCGGACGAATTGCGTGTCATTTATTGTTACAGATTCTATACAAAAACAAGCCATCTTGGTCTTTCGTAACCCCTATCCTTTGCCAACGAGGATTCGCTCCAACGTAAGAAGCCGCTGTAACTAGCGTCCAGAGCGGCGAAAGGGAGCTGCATCGCAAATCTAATCTGTAAACTGGCACGGCACCTGCTATACTTTGCTACGAGACGAATGTTGTGGTTTCGGGAAGTGAAGGGATCAGGCTTTAGTATCATCGAGGGCGAAAAGTAAGCGTTAGATTTGGAAAGGGTCTTCTCCTTACTGGACGAAATGGGCCTTTTCGCCCACCGCATTTCTCCATAGGTGTCGTGCGGGAAAGCGTTGGTCTCGGTGCCTGCTGATGTGGAACCCAACCTAAGGTTGGATTAGCAGCAGGGGCGCTGAGCCTTTCCCGACTTATCTTGCGCAGAGTTTTCAATA includes:
- a CDS encoding glycosyltransferase family 2 protein; this encodes MSPVTTRAADVAPIDVVIVSFNCSKHLAKCLDGLRECSHSFNLRTVVVDNASSDGTVEWLRSAFQDVRVIENSQNVGFAAGCNVGMLSGRAEFVLLLNPDCVIDVESLRNLVECLTEHPMAACVAPRLRSGTKILPPVYRSVVTLREFLAKMLLLDRVARRIRPQERLGEKMCSAAVSASSGAQEVDYFVGACVLCRRSHLQSVGMFDPGFFLYFEDQDLSLRLRERGFDVMFCPDVLV